The nucleotide sequence acagctgactttgtgaggaccagtttgagcCTTTAACCTacagagtgaagacatttttatcagagtgaggaccccccccccctttaatggactgtttgggaGTCAAGActttggttttagggttagaattaggttaaggGTCCGGGTTAGGTATTTAGTTTGTTAGGATGGTTAGGCTGAGGGGCCACAGTCGGAAAAATCCATTTATCCAGTTTAATTTTGGGGTTACTTTCTTAATTTCTCATTATTGATATAAAcaaattttacatttaaattggaacacaggtttatttatttcacctaAACATTATTAGACCAAATATTGTAAACATATATAACTTTGATAGTCTGTTCTTAAGATCACGACTCTGATATAAATGCTGCTAATTAGAATGGAACAGACATTTTCAATTAAAGTTTTAGTTATTGAGAAATCAGATGTAAAAATGATGTACTTTCTTAATTACTTAGAAATAATACATGGTAATACAATTATACTCATTAAagtaataaattaattttatctactttaacttaactttaaatacatttttaaatgtcattaactTTCGTAAACAGCTCAAACGCCAGTCACCAAATGTTCCTCATCAACTGTAAACTGaaattaatttatttcaaattgttttATGAAGTTTTCTTTATCAAGTTCTCGCATTTTACTTCAGCTACGTCTTCAGAAATCCAGttgagaataataaaataatcctctgGAGAATGAGGCTTTGTTACAGCAGAAGTTCTCATATTCACCAAATACCTTATCGTATGTCTCACAAACAGCCACATGCAGGACACGGCACTATTggtaattttcattttattataaaaaacagtatttgagtccacagtttgtgtttctttgtacagtaaaaaatattaaattaaaatcccAAAGTTCAGAAAGATAAAGATGGAGTTGAGGAGGAAGGGAGATCAACTTTCTCgtagaagagggagggagggagggagggagggagggaggggattTAAAGTCCGAGGGAAGCAGCAACGGGGCCGAGGCAGAAAGACACGGAGACTTTCTCCTCATTTCTGTGCAACACAGTTCATTTGGATCAAAATCTTCTGTTTACTCCAAACAGTAGAATCCTAAAAACACTAAAAGGAGCCCACCCCACCCAGTTTCTTTTCTCCATGTCCCAGCTCATGTACTCAAAATGTTACAGGCACACAGGTatgcaccccccctccccaagcCTCCACTGCTCCATATTAAGTGTCTTTAAAAAGGAAGGAGTGCACACACATTCGAGGGAGAGGGCTTGCATGTTTGCGAGGGATTAGTCCCTTCCAGCATGGCCGATGTCCAACGCAGAGGCTGGTGGAGACGCCACGATGTGTCCGCTCAACATCTCAAACTCACAGCAGACCCTCAACCGCTGCGataaaacactgacatttctttctcccccacctggacagacccaactaAAGACGGCTACAGCGAAGTGAAACAAGAACTAacgcccccccccacccctcccgacagtcaataacaaaaatatatttctatacAAATTTAAGCAGTCTCAGGGTACATAACACCCCCGCCCCACCccctttaaagaaaacaataaataaagcaaaCCCAAACATTTGAAAAGGAGGATATGCATCATGTTTGgatttacaataataatattaataataataatccacaTCACTCTGCAAAACAGAAATAGACAGACTGAATGATGGGAAACAAAACCGATAAAAAAGTTCTTTGCATTAAATCATTTCCTCTTTAATCTTGACCACGTTTAAAAccttaaaaacatttcttaaaaaagGCAAGTTCTCCTATTTACCCCCGAAAATATGACCTTTCTTCTATTCAGCAAGATGTGGAGGTGAGGAGGCTGCTCGAGAAACCgccccccctctctgtccacGATtggcaaaaaaatatattaacagCAATAACTTACAATTCATTTATTCTAATTCATTTAACGACTGCTTGATTTATTGTTCATCTCCCATAGGAAGTTCAGTTCAATGCATctttattgaaaacattttaaataacatttaataatagtataaaaaagaaaggctaagtaataacaataacactGTCCTGGGTGAGTGCAGTTTGTGCGAAGAATCACGGAGCATTTCAGCTCAACATGACACGTTAGTAGAATTCCTACATGATGTCTAAAGGGTTGTGATTCATATTCTGGCCCAGTGGGTCCTGACTGTTTCCCCCTGGTCCGTGGAGACCGGCCATGCCACTCAGCTGAGATAACATGGCGCTCTGGTCCGACCCAAACTGCTCCATAGAgttctgttgctgctgttgttgtggagGGACCCCCATGCCTGGGTGGTGCTGGTTCAGATGGCCTGGGTGAGGAGAACCCGTCTGCATCTGAGGAGAGATGTGATGTGGGGAGGGCTGGGGCTGCATGCGCGGGGACGGGCTGGAGTGCGGTGGCTGGGACTGAGGTCTGGGGGAGGGCTGTGGAGATCGCACCTGGTTAGCCAGCGATGTGGGCATTGTCTGGCCCTGCAGGTGCGGGGACTGGGCCAtctgctgcggctgctgagGACTCATGGGATTGCTGTGCTGGGCCGGTGACCCGCCGGGGccaagatgctgctgctgctgctggagcagcCTCTGGTGGAGGGCCTGTTGTAGCAGAGCTTGAGAAGATGGAGGGCCACCTTGAGTGGGCTGAGGGCCTTGAGATGGCTGCTGAGGACCTCCCACACCTGGCCCTGCATCGCCCCCTGGCAGACCAGCCATTGcattctgctgctgcatctggaGGTGGTGCTGGTGCTGGAGCCTATGCTGCAGTGCAGCTGTAGCTTGCTGCTGGGCCACAGATCCTGGGTAACCTTGCCCCTGCTGGCCTGGGGGACCACCAGGCTGCTGGGCGCCATGAGGAGGACCTCCAGGCTGGCCCTGTCCCCCTGTTGGAGGCTGCATCCCAGACTGTCCCATGTAGCTCTGCCCCTGTGGTGGTTGTGGCTGCTGGAACTGACCGTGATTTACTCCcatttgttgttgctgctgctgctgctgttgttgttgttgctgctgctgctgctggagatgcCTCCTCATGAGCATCTCTCTAAACTGGGTAGTGTTGAGATTTCCCATCTGTGGCCCCTGGCCATGCATACCCCTTCCTCccccttgctgctgctgctgctgctgttgctgttgttgttgctgctgctgctgctgctgctgctgctgctgttgttgttgttgttgttgttgctgttgttgctgctgcagagctgccacttgttgttgttgtaaactACTGAGCATTGgcctctgttgctgctgttgtaactgttgctgctgttgtaactgttgttgctgttgtaactgctgttgctgttgtaactgctgttgctgttgtaaCTGTTGTTGCTGaagttgctgttgctgctgctgttgcagctgctgttgctgctgctgctgtagctgggCCATAGTGGCCATGTTGACATTCGTCCCTCCCTGACCTGCCATATGCATCCCAGGCTGGCCGGAGCCTGCAGAATTCATGTTCACCTGTGGTCCCCCTCCTGCCATGACATTACCAACAGGACCCCCTGTGGGTCCAGGACCTCCCGGCACGACACCCGGTCCACCTGGAGCCCCCTGCACCCCCTTGTATTTTGAAGCCCTCTGCTTAATAAAAGCAGCCATGAGCTGTGGATTAGACCGCAAGATGTTGAGGACTTGCTGCTGCTGGATCGGTGAGCTAGGCGAGCGGAGAGTCCGTAACAGGTCTTGGAGGGCAGCCTGGGGGATGTTGACACCAGTAGCTCCAGGGACAGCTCCCCCTGGGACACCGGCACCTTGCTGCTGTGCCATGTTTATCAAGGCAGCATGGCCCTGAGCTTgttggtggtgctgctgctgttgttgctgctgctgctgctgctgctgctgttgttgctgttgctgctgctgctgttgttgttgttgttgttggtgttgttgttgttgttgctgctgttgttgaatttgctgctgctgagctgccATCATGGCTGGATGGCTCATTTGGTTCATCATAGCTTGTCTCTGCTGGGGTGGCATCCCCTGGGCTGCccactgctgttgctgctgctgctgctgagggttTTGAAGTGGTGCACCCATCCTCTGCTGCATTTGAGGGGGGAGTGGGCCCTGGGGTAGGTTACCCTGCTGAGGGGTTTGCTGCATGGGCCCCCCAGGACCAACCATCATGCCTGGTGCAGCGCTTTGTTGTTGATCCATGTGGGCACGAGCAGCTGCCACTGCGGCCGTCTGTTGTGGCATGCCCTGAGGTCCAACCATCCCTACTGCCCCTGGGTGTCCCATGGCCATCTGTTGACCTTGACCCTGTTGATGGTGCGGGTGAGGAGGCATCAAGCCTGCAGCTGCCTGGGCGGCTTGTCGTTGCAGAGCCATCTTTCTCTGAGCATCAGCTACCTGTTGGATCTTCATGGCGATTTCTACTGCTGCCGGTGGAGGCCCAGAAGgaggctgctgttgctgctgtgaaagGGGAGGCTGGGCCTGGGGCTGGTTAGGAGGTTGCTGGCCCCCAATACTTCCAGCCATGACAGTGCCACCAGGCTGTGGCTGGGGAGGTGTTGCAGACCCAAGAACTGGTTTGCCCTGGGACTGATGGATTGGGGAGGAGCCTGGAGGTCTGCTGGCATATGGAGGCAAATTGTTCGGGTGCTGTTGGATTTGTTGAGGGTTGGTCCCTGCTCCactatgctgctgctgctgctgctgctgctgctgttgttgttggacTTGAAGcatctgctgctgatgttggGGAGAACTCATTATCCCACCAGCCCCACCACCTCCGGCCGTCGCCATCTGCTGAAACTGGTGGTGAAGGGGGTGTTGAGGAGGCATGCCACTTTGTGAGGGCATCCCAccttgctgctgttgctggaCTCCAGGTCCTGGACCCATTCCCTGTTGCGGGACTGGAGGCATGGTCTGAGTTGGTGTCTGGGGAGTTGGGGGCTGGGTTCCTCCAGACGTAGGGGTACTTGGTGCTGTGCTACCATTGTTCCCTGGTGATGGAAGTCCAACAACAGGTCCTCCGGGTGGCCCACCAGCGGGCTGCCCGACCCTCTGCATGCTGGCCATTCTTCTCCTTAACATTTGTGCCTGCTGGAGCCTGtgctgtagctgctgctgccgcaGCTTTTGCTTGATGTTCAGACAGAACGGGACTGGACATTTGTTCTCTTGACAGTGTTTAGCATGGTAGCAGCACAGAGCAATGAGCTGCTTGCAGATGGGGCAGCCACCATTCGTCTTGCGCTTGCAGCCTTTTGTGTGCTGAACAACACGCTTCATCTTCTGGCAGGACGGCAGAGAGCAGTTGGCGTTGCGGCACTGGCACGCATGGACCAGCGACTGAATACACCGCTGGATGCTTAGACGACGGGAGTCTCCAGGGCTCTGAGTAGCTGCTGCTGACTGGTTGTTGCTGTCGTCATCCAGCCCAAGCCCCAGTTTATCCATCTTGTGCTCATGACCTTTAATGTTGTAGCAGGTGATGCACAAGTCATAgtcctgcaggaggaaggaaaagTAGAGAGATGGGAAAATTAATACAAGCACATGAATCATTGAAACAAGTTAAACCAAAGTGTTACAAAtcaatttttttacattacacatTCAATAAATGTTCATGTCTCAACGTGTCTTTTGATAAATCCACAACTGCTTCATCTTGATAAACAGTTATCTTCTCACCCACATTTTACAGTAACACAAACAGTTTTGCTGTTGTGCAACTTTAACATCTGAAGAAACAGCAGTGAGTCTTTGTAACTCCTCCCACATGAATTTTTCATACTTTCAGCAAGGAATGCTGACAACGAACACTACAGCCAAAGAGCTATTGTAAGGGCTCACTGGTGCCCTGGATACTAAACAGCTGCCCAGCACCGCAGAGACCCAGTCTGCAGAAGCAGTCTATTTGGCTGGACACCCCAGTGAACACAACTAGCAACGATTGGAAGAGGGTGATGAGGAGCCATGGTGGAGCTGCTGAAACACTGACTGTAGAACAACAGAATCAGCTGTTCCAAATTGGAAGGGGAGACAAAAATCTGTTTATCCACCGTGCTTCTGTGGTCTACTTTCTACTAAAACCTCTTCCTTTATTCATTCAGCAGCCACCTTATGTAAGAGAAAATCTGAGGAGTTAAGcgttaaaatattatatttgcaTATATAACCAACCTTAAGAATATTAAATTCCAAAAGTATATAAGAGTTATTACATTAAGCAACAATTTAATTCATGTCTGAGCTCCTAGCTCTTTCTGGAACACTCATGAAAAAAAAGGATTGAGCTCTGGggatattttagtttaaaaaaatttacatTACTGCCACACAGCTCCCAACTGTATGTGCAGGTATTTAGTCTTAGGTAATACTACCCAAAGACTGCAGAGTTTTTACCAGCTAATACTGTAAGTAACATCATAGTATTTAAATTTTTGATTCTCACCTCGCAGACGGTGCAGTGGAAGCGGGTCTCCACGTGGTGTTTACACTCATTGCAAGTGTAAACGAAGCGGTCCTGGCTCTGGTTGTGCAGCTCCACCAACATACACATGGAGCTCCACATGGACCTCCTCAGAGAGCTGAACTCCAGGTGCTTGTCCCTGGCCAGAGTCAGGAAGGCGTCGCGGCCATCCATCAGGTCACAGGCCATCAGCGGGTCTACGTCAGTGATGGGGGGCAGGGAGTTGGCTGTGGGTCCGGCAATGAGGCGGATGACAAAGAAAACCTGGGAATAAAAGTGGAGGTCAGCTGTAAATTTCCTCAGATTGTGTGGATGATGTGTGATTCATGCCCTCATCTGTTAAATTCATTTTGCACTTAAGAGGAAAGCAAAACATAGTACAAAGGAATATTCCCAGAATTATTTATACTTTCCCATAACTGAAAACAAGGATCAGTATCTTACTAGAGAATATCCTTGATTTAGTAAGTTATTATAATATTCTTAAATAAAACAGTTAGCATATactgctacacacacatacctccTTATGTTTCTCCATGGTAGCGTAGAGTTTCTGAGAAAGGTCATTGGAAACATTGGGCATCCCCGGTTTCTTCTTGTTGGCTCGGCTCAAGCTGCTCTTGTTCTTGCTCGTCTTTTTATTGTTCTTCTTTTTGGCATTCTTGCTGTCTCCTTTTGTAGCCTGtgcatgtttaaataaatgtttcaataCATAACACGGCATTAACAAACATTAAGAGTCTGAAAGTGATGAACGCATGTGGACTCTCGCTCTACTCACATCTGTGCTCTCAGTGGAGGTactgttctcctctctcttcctctcctcctcctcctgctccagctccttgatGCTCTCCTCCAGCACGTTTGGCCAGAAGTCGCCCTCAAAATATGGCAGCTCCTTGGGGCTGGTCAGCCGGTCCTCTGTCGCTTGCTTGAAAACATCCTGAGGGACAAAGAGAGGACCGTTAAATACTCACAGTTGATGTCATTAACAAATCATAGTATTGAGATGATCATTCTTGACCTGGGAGACAGcagattttagattttctttaattaaaaaacatgataGGGCTGCCACCTTGTAGATAAAATAAGACACTGAATACATCTGCATGTATGCAGTGAGACTAAGATGACTCATTCATGTCATGTTACTATCAAGGTTATAACGTGCGTCTACTGCAGTGAATGCTGATTGAATCCATTCACACGGCAGACAAAGGCCAGATGTTAAcaggtgttagtgggttttttaaCAAGTGGAAAGGGGGGTTTACTTTACTGATAAGTCAAGAGGGCATGTAATACATAAAGCTGATACAgagtgccctctgctggatcatgaCAAGAAGTACTTCGGATGGTCTGATGTGCTACATGTCTCACCTTGTAATCATGGACAATGCGCTCAGACACAGCCTTGTCCAGCATCTTCTTGTACCACTCCTGCAGGCGCTTTGGCTTGGGGATCTTCTGGTCCGACGGATGGCAGTGAAAGATGTAATCATCCCCTTCACTGGGTGGACAGGCCCAGATATGACCCGTTGTAAACCTGGAAGGGGAGACATGTAGTTTCATCAATTGAAGCATTCGTAAAGAAGTTAACTGACTTCCTTCTTTTTCCACCTGCCTCCAAAGATTTAAACTCTGCTCTTACCCCTGCCTCTTGACATACTCCAGGTAGCCAAGCAGGATCTCATGGTAGACAGCCGTCCTGAGGTGTCGAGGTTTGAAGAAGTGCACGCTGTCCAGGTAAGAGATGTACACTCGTCTCTGATTGGGAGGCGGGCAGTCGGAGCCGTACTCTTGAACATGCATGCCGAAAAAACACACGTCTGCTCCGTCGATGTCTTCGAATGCAAACAAGGCTTTCATCCTGTAGGGGAAGGACTCCGACATTTCTCCACTGTCCACAAATCTGGATAAAAAACAGGAAGCAAAAAGCTGGGTGAGTAAATCAGCTGTGAAATCCATGAAATGTCATCATCAACTCTTCCCTTCTCTTCAAACCAGCTCATAATTATCAAACCTCAGCCTGATGtgtgacctgctgctgtttgtctccatctttactaacttttcatttattttactttgcagTGAGACGCTCTGTTTAACAGATCAATCATTCACTCGTTAAGCTACAATCAGATCTAGACACAACTCAtctccttctcaatggagtTATTAGACAAAGACACGATGACACACCAGTGCTAAAGacatttttagacatgaactccgggGAATGTCCGCACAATTGGGTCCAGATTTTCTCTGGTTTATTTTATCAGAACACATTTCTACTTTAGTTGACGCTGTGGTATCCTGAAAGCACATACATCCAAACTTGATAAGCACTCGTTACCGAACAGAAGTAACAAAAACCAGAAGAAAAGAATTGCCGCACACCAGTAGATGCTCCCACAAACTCCCCTTTAATAGCCTCTCATCAAACATAATCAATAAGCCATGATCCTAAATTCATTTTATGGAGCTTCTTCCACCACACACagaatctgcagcagcaggtttaaCCTCTTACCTGGACTTCATGCCTGGCTTGACCTCAACCACCTTGTCCGAGACATGGACGACTCGGATGGTGATATCGCCAGATTCGGGGTGGCACTGTCGCTTGAGGTAGTCGTTCACGCGCATCTCCAAATAGCCCCCCAGCTTGGTCTGGGGAAGTCctatgaaaagacaaaaaaggagTCGGGTTaacaacaatttaaaatgatcatttacATTATTCTGATAAATTCTTCACATTTCAATGACGTCTGCCATGTCATCATACTCGTGGCCTTTTGTAGGGTAGTGgtcataaaacacaaaaaacatgtaTCTTGTATTTGTTCTCTGTACTCTACTTACTTTTAGCTGCGTATTTGTTCTCTTTCCGTGTCTTGTTTGCCTTTTTGAGGCAGTTGTCACATGTGAAGCTGTGGTTGGGGAGGAAACAAATAGTAAATCAAATTTGCAGGAAGCCATCTGCTCTGTCACAATAACCACCGGTGACTGCGATAAAAAGGCATAAATCAAGAGACAATTTGGTCTTTAATGTCAGTCGTTTCTTCCTCAAATGATAAAATGAGTCTGAAGTCACTTATAATTACAAACAGAACCCACATGTAGGGAAATCAAACTTTATGACTCGCTTTTCACACAAGCAACTTTTATTGTTGATGGAATAAATCAAAGCTCTAACTTCTAAACTTTTTCTCCAAACTTCTTCTCAACATGCTGAAACTGTGTGAGATTAGCTTGAGTCTGCAATGTTTACAGCTACGCAAAAATGTGCCGTCACATGTGTCATGACATAACAATATTTCCAGCACCTTTATGATGCTTTTCCTGATTTTAAAGCTTCAGGGAAAAAAGAATCGAGGAACACAAAAGGGTAAATTCATTTTCCAGACCCATGTGCTCATGTAACAGAATGTACAGTTTGCATATGATAGCTAGCTCACCCTGAAGGCCATATGGTTTCATGATGCAGGACACAGATCTGGTGCATTTTACGACCGCAGTCAATACATTCCACAAGCCTgagcagagagaagacaaaaaggcagaCACAATATTACTGTTTGTTCTTCTACAGGAGCAACAAAGTTACTGCCAAAACATTTATAACGATGGAATAGAACATCTTTTATCTCACAGCAatcattgaaaaataaattatcacaaggtcatgacaaaaaaacaaagttattaTGTTAAGAAGGGGACGTACAACTCGGGATCAAGTGTGTCGTTCTTCTTTCGTTGGAACTGGTCTTTGTTGATAGACCTGTGAGAAgtatcagaaaaacaaaatactgtAACAACACGGTAAATCCTCGGTGAACTAAACACTACGAACACAGTTTATCGTTATACTGATCATTTGTACAATCTAGAAATAGAAAAATCCTAACGTTGATATAACTTGTATTTTCTATGATGGTGATGAAACAAATactcaaataaaatcaaaggaATGTTTGTTTTACTAAGATGAACTCCATCAATTTTACACTCAGTTACTTCTGAAACAATTATCAGTATAACATCTTCAAGATAAAACAAcctgtgtgatgtcacagtggtGTCTTCAGGGTTATCTTGACTTCGGCTTAAGGCTTGAAATGTTTTACAGAAAGTCTCCATTACAAACTGAAGGTGCAGAGTTTAAAATGAGTCAGACAGGATCTGATGAAAGTCGCATTACGGGAAATCTAGTATTCACTTTAGCTTGACCCATACAAGAGACTAAAAGTCAGGAAAGCTTacatctgctgctgtgctgtttctttctgcatttttcaaaataaatctgtcttTTATGACTCCTCAAACTTTGCTGTACcgcaaatgttttctgtttttaaatgcttAAATTTCAACCAGacagataaaacaaaatctATAAACATTCAACAATTCGTGATCTTTAATCTAATTCCACCACTGAGCTGCTGGTGGGTCAGTTACTACAACGTGATACAAGCTGAATATATGTGATGCTGTCAAGACTAAGGAACAAGATGGTTTTAACCCTACCAACCAAGACATTTAATTGCTGACAGTTCTAATATCTAACTACTTGAGAAACTTTAGGttttatttgtgcttttgtCTGCTGGTGTGGGAGGAAGGCAGGAGTCTGAGAGTACTCACGTCTGAGGCTGAGAGGGGTCGTCCCCCAGGGAAACGCACTCGCCCTGGATTTCGTTGAAACACTTCTCACAGAAGTGGTACCTGTCAGCAAGAAGCCCATATTTTGGTGAACTACACCGTTCGCCATCatcacagccaatcacagagagggcaCGAAGA is from Paralichthys olivaceus isolate ysfri-2021 chromosome 5, ASM2471397v2, whole genome shotgun sequence and encodes:
- the ep300b gene encoding histone acetyltransferase p300 isoform X12; amino-acid sequence: MADNVLDSGPPSAKRPKLSSPALSVSASDGNDFGSFFDLEHDLPDELISSSDLGLTNGGDASQLHTTLGGIGGIGLGGGQDAAAKHKQLSELLRAGAPAQQGGPASNSTAPGASMGMMGVVSVSPGGPQAMPPHGQQQQQPGLMQQVGMVGGMAALNRAASMMGNQKGNTGQQGLMGGQVMNGSPRMGYPGNAGMGNSSNLLAETLQQQPMGPGGQAGMRPQQPGALNKMSMMANAGPYGGPYGQSAGQGLPGAGLGPQLQNKAGLPNNMANQFNMDKKVPPGQGMPGMPSQQQQPGAVGGVSVGGAAAVGGSQVGLNVVGAGPGTAPPTADPEKRKLIQQQLVLLLHAHKCQRREQANGEVRQCNLPHCRTMKNVLNHMTHCQAGKSCQVAHCASSRQIISHWKNCTRHDCPVCLPLKNAGDKRNQQSLLNSAGVGLVNSLGSGVPGGQSNTPSLNPPNQIDPSSIERAYAALGLTYQGNQMPQQQQTNMPNQGLQGQPGMRTLNTMGGNSMGVNGGVGVQSPNQQSTLLPDAMLHNSMNVQSLMNDSVGNLGSMPTATPPSAAGMRKSWHEDITQDLRNHLVHKLVQAIFPTPDPAALKDRRMENLVAYARKVEGDMYESANSRAEYYHLLAEKIYKIQKELEEKRKTRLQKQGMMPGQPGIGSPGLPQGPPSMGQPPMIPGQPPNGPHIDPSMVRPAGPNQMVSRMQNPAGMNQFGQMGMQSMGQRSTPPLPLNSPMNQMGMGAPRMNQPNATQLQNQYLPQGQFPGSSPGLGSGPGGMNQPGPQTTVPQNQMSTPPSLPASSPAPQSASSAPGSGTPGGSMGPGSATGAGPLPSLPPSSTPTQPNSYPHCPSIRTNSPSPARSLTPQPHQTPPTLPGSQTPQPHTPSTPQLPPQQHPQQQQQQQQQQQQQQQQQQQQQQQQQQQQQQQQQQQQQQQQQQQQQQQQQQQQQQQQQQQQQQQQQQQQQQQQQQTLHQQQQQPPSSQTVNSEKAGQQTLGGVGASSGPQSGQASSVPNQNAHVPPQLPKTPLSAKPSLTAEVSSPASVNSSTDASSQPAPSNGPAASQEDVKMDVKKQEEDDDGTDSQGEGKGKMGKGQPDVKTEEKPEIKKEKLSSDGCKGEPMDTSSFSTTSSVATGEDKKPEVKKEPKEEEEGSGSTSTSSSPASSQSKKKIFKPEELRQALMPTLEALYRQDPESLPFRQPVDPQLLGIPDYFDIVKNPMDLSTIKRKLDTGQYQEPWQYVDDIWLMFNNAWLYNRKTSRVYKYCSKLAEVFESEIDPVMQGLGYCCGRKFEFSPQTLCCYGKQLCTIQRDAAYFSYQNRYHFCEKCFNEIQGECVSLGDDPSQPQTSINKDQFQRKKNDTLDPELLVECIDCGRKMHQICVLHHETIWPSGFTCDNCLKKANKTRKENKYAAKRLPQTKLGGYLEMRVNDYLKRQCHPESGDITIRVVHVSDKVVEVKPGMKSRFVDSGEMSESFPYRMKALFAFEDIDGADVCFFGMHVQEYGSDCPPPNQRRVYISYLDSVHFFKPRHLRTAVYHEILLGYLEYVKRQGFTTGHIWACPPSEGDDYIFHCHPSDQKIPKPKRLQEWYKKMLDKAVSERIVHDYKDVFKQATEDRLTSPKELPYFEGDFWPNVLEESIKELEQEEEERKREENSTSTESTDATKGDSKNAKKKNNKKTSKNKSSLSRANKKKPGMPNVSNDLSQKLYATMEKHKEVFFVIRLIAGPTANSLPPITDVDPLMACDLMDGRDAFLTLARDKHLEFSSLRRSMWSSMCMLVELHNQSQDRFVYTCNECKHHVETRFHCTVCEDYDLCITCYNIKGHEHKMDKLGLGLDDDSNNQSAAATQSPGDSRRLSIQRCIQSLVHACQCRNANCSLPSCQKMKRVVQHTKGCKRKTNGGCPICKQLIALCCYHAKHCQENKCPVPFCLNIKQKLRQQQLQHRLQQAQMLRRRMASMQRVGQPAGGPPGGPVVGLPSPGNNGSTAPSTPTSGGTQPPTPQTPTQTMPPVPQQGMGPGPGVQQQQQGGMPSQSGMPPQHPLHHQFQQMATAGGGGAGGIMSSPQHQQQMLQVQQQQQQQQQQQQHSGAGTNPQQIQQHPNNLPPYASRPPGSSPIHQSQGKPVLGSATPPQPQPGGTVMAGSIGGQQPPNQPQAQPPLSQQQQQPPSGPPPAAVEIAMKIQQVADAQRKMALQRQAAQAAAGLMPPHPHHQQGQGQQMAMGHPGAVGMVGPQGMPQQTAAVAAARAHMDQQQSAAPGMMVGPGGPMQQTPQQGNLPQGPLPPQMQQRMGAPLQNPQQQQQQQQWAAQGMPPQQRQAMMNQMSHPAMMAAQQQQIQQQQQQQQQHQQQQQQQQQQQQQQQQQQQQQQQQQQQHHQQAQGHAALINMAQQQGAGVPGGAVPGATGVNIPQAALQDLLRTLRSPSSPIQQQQVLNILRSNPQLMAAFIKQRASKYKGVQGAPGGPGVVPGGPGPTGGPVGNVMAGGGPQVNMNSAGSGQPGMHMAGQGGTNVNMATMAQLQQQQQQQLQQQQQQQLQQQQLQQQQQLQQQQQLQQQQQLQQQQQLQQQQQRPMLSSLQQQQVAALQQQQQQQQQQQQQQQQQQQQQQQQQQQQQQQQQQGGGRGMHGQGPQMGNLNTTQFREMLMRRHLQQQQQQQQQQQQQQQQQMGVNHGQFQQPQPPQGQSYMGQSGMQPPTGGQGQPGGPPHGAQQPGGPPGQQGQGYPGSVAQQQATAALQHRLQHQHHLQMQQQNAMAGLPGGDAGPGVGGPQQPSQGPQPTQGGPPSSQALLQQALHQRLLQQQQQHLGPGGSPAQHSNPMSPQQPQQMAQSPHLQGQTMPTSLANQVRSPQPSPRPQSQPPHSSPSPRMQPQPSPHHISPQMQTGSPHPGHLNQHHPGMGVPPQQQQQQNSMEQFGSDQSAMLSQLSGMAGLHGPGGNSQDPLGQNMNHNPLDIM